A single region of the candidate division KSB1 bacterium genome encodes:
- a CDS encoding type I restriction endonuclease subunit R: protein QFHLSEEAEKRVRKKFRDPNALPKILIVTEKLLTGFDAPVLYCMYLDKPMRDHVLLQAIARVNRPYEAEGKGKPCGLVLDFVGIFANLEKALAFDSQDIEGVVRDIELLKVDFGQKIEFAREHYLSVIRGHYGDKAVEAVLVHFQDETIRQEFYQFFKGLSESYDIISPDAFLRPYINDMETLARMYRMLREAYEPGIDVDRDFSKKVAQLVQEHTSGGRIRDTIEVYQINDRTLELIEQSQVSDTERVFNLLKSIEKEVREHVGAQPYLKSIGEKAALIIELFKSGQKQTLEALEELKKLIVEINEARAEQQAKNLPKEIFSIYWVLKNEGIGSPEACANQMIETFQRYPHFRTSSAQEREVRSKLFSVLVKSGLKDMERVKAISETIMRVLKGDSV, encoded by the coding sequence CCTGTGCTCTACTGCATGTATCTGGACAAGCCGATGCGGGATCATGTGCTGTTGCAGGCCATTGCCAGGGTGAATCGGCCGTACGAGGCTGAGGGCAAGGGCAAGCCGTGCGGCCTGGTGCTGGATTTTGTGGGCATCTTTGCGAATCTGGAGAAGGCGCTGGCGTTCGACTCGCAGGACATCGAGGGCGTGGTGCGGGACATCGAGCTTCTGAAAGTGGATTTCGGCCAGAAGATCGAGTTCGCCCGTGAACATTATCTGTCGGTCATTCGGGGCCATTATGGCGACAAAGCGGTGGAGGCGGTGCTGGTCCATTTTCAAGATGAGACGATCAGGCAGGAGTTCTATCAATTTTTCAAGGGGCTGTCCGAGAGCTACGACATCATCTCGCCTGATGCGTTTCTGCGGCCGTACATCAACGACATGGAGACGCTGGCACGGATGTATCGGATGCTGCGGGAGGCGTACGAGCCTGGGATCGATGTGGATCGGGATTTCTCCAAAAAGGTAGCGCAACTGGTGCAAGAGCACACGTCGGGTGGCCGCATTCGGGATACCATCGAGGTCTATCAGATCAATGACCGAACGCTGGAATTGATTGAGCAGAGCCAGGTTTCGGACACGGAGCGGGTGTTCAACTTGTTGAAGAGCATCGAGAAAGAGGTGCGGGAGCATGTTGGGGCGCAGCCCTATCTCAAATCCATCGGCGAGAAGGCGGCGCTGATCATCGAGCTGTTCAAGAGCGGGCAGAAGCAGACGCTGGAGGCGCTGGAGGAGCTGAAAAAATTGATCGTCGAAATCAATGAAGCGAGGGCTGAGCAACAGGCGAAAAATTTGCCGAAGGAGATTTTTTCGATCTACTGGGTGTTGAAGAATGAGGGGATTGGTTCGCCCGAGGCCTGCGCCAATCAGATGATCGAGACGTTCCAGCGCTATCCCCATTTCCGCACCAGCTCGGCGCAGGAGCGGGAGGTGAGGAGCAAGCTTTTTTCGGTGTTGGTGAAAAGCGGGCTGAAAGACATGGAGCGGGTAAAAGCGATCAGCGAGACCATCATGCGGGTGCTGAAGGGGGATTCGGTGTAA
- a CDS encoding M48 family metallopeptidase produces MIAASEFKQEVSSWAQQVGVVVKEIHLRQMKRKWGSCSSRGRLTFNSEILHLSHNERLEKVLHELLHLKYPNHGLMFQRMFEVFWQKLKGES; encoded by the coding sequence ATGATCGCAGCCAGTGAATTCAAACAGGAAGTATCGAGCTGGGCGCAGCAGGTCGGCGTGGTAGTGAAAGAGATTCACCTGCGCCAGATGAAACGCAAATGGGGCAGTTGCTCGTCCCGAGGGCGATTGACGTTCAACAGCGAGATTCTGCATCTGTCGCATAACGAGCGGCTGGAGAAGGTGCTGCATGAGTTGCTGCATTTGAAATATCCAAATCACGGGTTGATGTTTCAGCGGATGTTTGAAGTGTTTTGGCAGAAATTAAAAGGAGAAAGCTGA
- a CDS encoding SIS domain-containing protein: protein MQKIFHNLPEDAKRFLNQHPDVVAILVDFMERSPAFEPTMGDLIRSYLRIVDCFERDGRLFVCGNGGSFADSLHISAEMMKSFQRRRGLRAEDRKRFLGLPDGEILAGALEYGLPVIVLGLNASLRSAVENDIPVPGIGFAQELFALGKAGDVLLGISTSGNARNVCYAMTTARAIGMSTIALTGQTGGKLASMVEIAIRVPASSTHRIQELHLQVYHTLCAIVEAHFFKDGK from the coding sequence ATGCAAAAAATATTTCATAACCTGCCTGAAGATGCGAAACGATTTCTCAATCAGCACCCGGACGTGGTAGCGATTTTGGTCGATTTCATGGAGCGCAGCCCAGCTTTTGAACCAACTATGGGCGATCTCATTCGAAGCTACCTCCGAATTGTAGATTGTTTTGAGCGAGATGGGAGGCTATTCGTTTGCGGCAATGGTGGAAGCTTTGCCGATAGTCTGCACATTTCGGCAGAGATGATGAAGTCATTTCAGCGTCGGCGCGGCCTTCGTGCCGAGGATCGGAAAAGATTTTTGGGGTTGCCGGATGGAGAGATTTTGGCTGGGGCATTGGAATATGGCCTGCCGGTGATCGTTTTGGGATTGAACGCTTCGCTGCGATCGGCCGTGGAGAACGACATACCAGTGCCGGGGATCGGTTTTGCGCAGGAATTGTTTGCACTGGGCAAAGCAGGTGATGTACTCCTTGGGATCAGTACCAGCGGCAACGCCCGAAACGTCTGTTATGCCATGACCACGGCCCGAGCGATTGGGATGAGCACCATTGCATTAACAGGCCAAACTGGTGGGAAACTGGCTTCGATGGTTGAGATCGCCATTCGCGTGCCAGCCAGCAGCACGCATCGCATTCAGGAGCTGCATTTGCAGGTGTATCATACGCTGTGCGCCATCGTCGAGGCGCATTTTTTTAAAGACGGGAAATGA
- a CDS encoding HAD-IIIA family hydrolase — protein sequence MIAQKITTRDELVLICDQMRREGRVIGFTSGAFDLLHAGHVDFLEQARAQCDRLIVGINSDASIQKYKGPTRPIISERLRLKTVAALESVDYVFLFDERRNAKNIELLKPHIYFKAGDYTAEQLSSKPLMEQIGGEVRLIPVNEPISTTAIIERIQLQGDGDRFVEEQERTVHLKLKPTKMRPAVFLDRDGTINREIGYLSEPEQFEFLPNALHGLKKMQDLGYRLVIVTNQGGIGLGYFTKEDFYRVNKKMLAEVSRAGILIDKIYFCPHSKADNCPCRKPELGLIERAKEELNLDLSHSFFIGDSEIDIETGVRAGMKTILIENERVPALESMSPKPDFIVKDLLEAAETILKLERE from the coding sequence ATGATCGCACAAAAAATTACAACCAGAGACGAACTCGTTCTGATCTGTGATCAGATGCGACGAGAAGGGCGAGTCATCGGTTTTACCTCTGGCGCGTTTGATCTGCTCCATGCTGGTCACGTGGATTTCCTGGAGCAGGCCAGGGCACAGTGCGATCGATTGATCGTCGGCATCAATTCGGATGCGTCAATCCAAAAATATAAGGGACCAACTCGGCCAATCATTTCAGAACGACTGCGGCTGAAAACGGTCGCAGCACTGGAATCGGTGGATTATGTTTTTTTATTTGATGAGCGGCGCAATGCCAAGAACATCGAGCTGCTAAAGCCACATATTTATTTCAAGGCTGGCGATTATACTGCAGAGCAACTGTCCTCCAAACCGCTGATGGAACAAATCGGGGGGGAAGTACGATTAATCCCCGTTAACGAACCGATATCTACCACCGCCATCATCGAGCGGATCCAGCTCCAGGGAGATGGGGATCGATTTGTCGAGGAACAGGAGCGAACAGTTCATTTGAAGCTGAAGCCAACGAAAATGCGACCTGCCGTGTTCCTGGATCGGGATGGCACGATCAATCGCGAGATCGGTTACCTGAGCGAGCCAGAACAATTCGAATTTCTTCCCAACGCGCTCCATGGTTTGAAGAAAATGCAGGACCTGGGATATCGGCTGGTAATTGTCACGAACCAAGGGGGGATAGGGCTTGGATATTTTACCAAAGAGGACTTTTACCGGGTCAATAAAAAGATGCTGGCTGAGGTTTCTCGAGCTGGAATTTTGATCGATAAAATCTATTTCTGCCCCCATAGCAAGGCCGACAATTGCCCATGTCGCAAGCCAGAGCTCGGATTGATCGAACGCGCCAAGGAGGAATTGAATCTCGATCTTTCGCATAGTTTTTTTATCGGTGATAGCGAAATCGATATTGAGACTGGCGTTCGGGCTGGGATGAAAACGATTCTGATCGAAAATGAACGAGTGCCGGCGCTAGAGTCGATGTCCCCCAAGCCGGATTTCATCGTCAAAGATTTGCTGGAAGCGGCAGAGACCATTTTAAAATTAGAGCGGGAATAG
- the rfaE2 gene encoding D-glycero-beta-D-manno-heptose 1-phosphate adenylyltransferase, with product MIDKLVSLEQLKGLVDRFRSEGKRIAWTNGCFDIIHAGHVDYLQRSKAYGDYLVVGLNSDTSVRQLKGELRPIFSEQDRAKVLCALSPVDFVIIFSDKSPIKIIEQLQPEFYIKGGDYTLDTIDQAERKVVEGYGGQIVLLPMVAGVSSSIIVEKIKKLSDL from the coding sequence ATGATTGATAAATTGGTTTCGCTGGAACAATTGAAAGGCCTGGTTGATCGATTTCGCTCCGAAGGGAAGCGGATCGCGTGGACCAATGGTTGTTTCGATATCATTCATGCCGGTCATGTGGATTATCTGCAGCGATCGAAGGCTTATGGCGATTATCTGGTAGTGGGGCTGAATAGTGATACTTCCGTAAGGCAACTCAAGGGAGAATTGCGTCCGATTTTTTCAGAACAAGATCGGGCCAAAGTATTATGTGCGCTTAGCCCTGTTGATTTCGTGATCATTTTTTCAGATAAAAGCCCGATCAAAATCATCGAACAGCTCCAACCTGAGTTTTACATCAAAGGAGGGGATTATACCCTCGATACGATTGACCAAGCAGAACGCAAGGTAGTGGAAGGCTATGGCGGCCAAATCGTGCTTTTGCCCATGGTCGCTGGAGTTTCCAGTTCGATTATCGTTGAGAAAATCAAAAAGCTGTCGGATCTGTAG
- the ubiE gene encoding bifunctional demethylmenaquinone methyltransferase/2-methoxy-6-polyprenyl-1,4-benzoquinol methylase UbiE, which produces MSEKNPFAGRFSTSEEKRNYVLNLFSSLPDHYDRMNRIMSLGLDMSWRRKSIKLANFKSDGLLLDLATGTGDMILAAKKIVAEAEFIGLDFCEPLLQIAKKKLNDGIAANKAWFIQGDALSLPFENNVFDGAFTAFALRNVVSVEQVFRELHRVIRPGGKVASLEMVKQSHPVLKKLFWFYFQHVIPRLGRWLTSYPDAYSYLPLSIENFYTAEELKEVIARAGWQNVRCFPVMFRNVAIHIAEKSS; this is translated from the coding sequence ATGTCCGAAAAAAATCCATTTGCTGGAAGGTTTTCGACTTCTGAAGAGAAAAGAAATTATGTTTTGAACCTGTTTTCTTCGCTCCCGGATCATTATGATCGCATGAATCGGATCATGTCGCTCGGGTTGGACATGAGTTGGCGCAGAAAATCCATTAAGCTCGCCAATTTCAAGTCGGATGGATTATTGCTTGACCTGGCGACTGGGACTGGGGACATGATTTTGGCTGCGAAAAAAATTGTAGCTGAAGCGGAATTTATTGGCCTGGATTTTTGTGAGCCGTTACTGCAGATTGCAAAGAAAAAGCTAAATGATGGGATCGCGGCGAACAAGGCATGGTTCATTCAGGGCGATGCATTGAGTTTGCCGTTCGAAAATAATGTCTTCGATGGTGCATTTACCGCATTTGCCCTACGCAACGTCGTCAGCGTTGAACAGGTGTTTCGGGAATTACATCGGGTGATCCGTCCAGGAGGAAAAGTGGCGTCCCTGGAAATGGTGAAGCAGAGCCATCCAGTTTTAAAAAAGCTATTTTGGTTCTATTTTCAGCATGTCATCCCTCGTCTGGGCCGCTGGCTCACCTCCTATCCCGATGCCTATTCCTATCTGCCGCTGTCCATCGAAAATTTCTATACCGCCGAGGAACTGAAGGAGGTTATAGCCAGGGCTGGCTGGCAGAATGTTCGCTGCTTCCCAGTGATGTTCCGCAACGTCGCAATCCATATAGCGGAAAAATCAAGCTGA
- a CDS encoding M48 family metallopeptidase — MTTAMVILLVIYLLLVIFGYWMKFLNLNFLRKHGHIIPKPFEGHIDGELLKKTSAYTFEHSRFGYIASIFDNILFIAFLFGGLMMIYNRWINSLDLSFVLTGIVFFLILDLVSTILGIPFDLYSTFKIENKYGFNTTTPKIWISDFIKSLLISIILLLITGGAALWIVQVSPNSWWLWIWAFFLAFSLFFMYISPYVIEPLFHKFTPITEYEGLEEKIRAMFEKVGIKVSRVFQIDASKRSTHTNAYFTGIGKVKRIILYDTLLQKMTHDEILAVLAHEAGHWKKKHILKRIIISEALGFVGFYISFRILQTSWLTDLFGIEPSANYLDKTTFFVKLIILGFIGSIISVPFSPISAYFSRKQERQADQMAVNLTGSPDGLISALIKLSKDNLSNLHPHPLYAKLYYSHPPIVQRLEQLKLMTPQEK, encoded by the coding sequence ATGACAACAGCTATGGTAATTTTGTTGGTTATTTATTTGTTGCTGGTAATATTTGGCTATTGGATGAAATTTCTCAATCTTAATTTTCTGCGTAAGCATGGACACATCATTCCCAAGCCATTTGAGGGCCATATCGATGGTGAGCTATTGAAAAAAACCAGCGCCTATACATTTGAGCATAGTCGATTCGGTTACATCGCTTCGATTTTCGATAACATTCTGTTCATCGCGTTTTTGTTCGGCGGGTTAATGATGATATACAATCGCTGGATCAACTCGCTGGATCTTTCGTTCGTATTAACTGGCATTGTATTTTTTCTCATCCTCGATCTTGTTTCGACTATCTTAGGTATTCCCTTTGATCTTTATAGCACGTTCAAAATAGAGAACAAGTACGGGTTCAACACCACCACACCGAAAATTTGGATATCCGATTTTATCAAATCGCTGCTGATTTCCATTATCTTGCTTCTCATTACTGGAGGAGCTGCGCTCTGGATCGTCCAGGTCAGTCCCAACTCTTGGTGGCTGTGGATTTGGGCGTTCTTCCTGGCTTTTAGCCTTTTTTTCATGTACATTTCCCCTTACGTGATTGAGCCGCTTTTCCATAAATTCACCCCAATTACCGAATATGAGGGGCTGGAAGAAAAGATCCGCGCCATGTTCGAAAAGGTCGGTATCAAGGTCAGCCGTGTTTTCCAGATCGACGCCTCAAAGCGGAGCACCCATACCAATGCCTATTTCACAGGAATCGGCAAGGTGAAACGCATCATCCTTTACGATACTTTATTACAAAAAATGACTCACGACGAGATTTTGGCTGTGTTGGCACATGAGGCAGGTCATTGGAAAAAAAAGCATATCTTGAAGCGGATCATCATCTCGGAGGCGCTGGGATTTGTTGGATTCTACATTTCGTTTCGAATTTTGCAGACCAGTTGGCTAACCGATCTGTTCGGCATTGAACCTTCAGCAAACTATCTTGACAAAACGACATTTTTTGTCAAATTGATCATTCTGGGTTTCATTGGGAGCATCATCTCGGTTCCGTTTTCGCCGATCAGTGCTTATTTTTCGCGGAAGCAAGAACGCCAGGCGGATCAAATGGCCGTGAACCTCACTGGCAGCCCCGATGGATTGATCAGCGCGTTGATCAAATTGTCCAAGGACAATTTATCCAATCTCCATCCCCATCCGCTATATGCGAAACTTTATTATTCCCATCCACCCATTGTGCAGAGATTAGAACAATTGAAATTGATGACGCCACAGGAAAAATAG
- a CDS encoding MFS transporter, with translation MKKSKEQKMADTISTPVSRKAALFAATLSAFFTPFMASSINIALPAIAREFSMNAILLSWIATSYLLAAAMFLVPFGKLADIYGRKRVFMWGIAIYTIASILTALSSTSLQLIAARVIQGVGGAMIFGTGVAILTSVFPPHQRGRVLGINVAAVYSGLSLGPFMGGILTQHWGWRSIFWINTGLGIITLLFVLWKLTGEWAEAKGEKLDLVGSVIYGLMLVGLMYGFSRLPSQEAFWLILFALFGIAFFVWWELRVDHPVLNLRLFRHNKPLSFSNLAALINYSATSAVTFLLSLYLQYIKALSPQQAGVILVSQPVVMALLSPVAGKLSDKIEPRIVASSGMILTVVGLTLLIFLKQRTPILIIVLNLVLLGVGFALFSSPNTNAVMSSVEKRYYGVASATLGTMRLVGQMFSMGIATVIFAVVIGKVKITPDKYPAFLVAARAAFIIFAVFCFAGIFASLARGSVRTNKLN, from the coding sequence TTGAAAAAATCAAAAGAGCAAAAAATGGCAGATACGATTTCTACTCCTGTCAGCAGAAAGGCGGCGCTATTTGCCGCAACATTGAGCGCCTTCTTCACGCCCTTCATGGCATCTTCGATCAATATTGCGCTCCCAGCAATTGCCAGAGAATTCTCGATGAACGCGATCTTATTGAGCTGGATCGCTACGTCCTATTTGCTGGCTGCTGCCATGTTTCTCGTTCCATTCGGGAAATTAGCAGACATCTATGGTCGAAAAAGGGTCTTTATGTGGGGCATCGCAATTTATACCATCGCTTCGATTTTGACGGCTCTTTCGAGTACCTCACTTCAACTGATCGCCGCTCGAGTGATTCAGGGGGTCGGTGGCGCAATGATCTTTGGCACAGGAGTAGCGATTCTTACCTCGGTTTTTCCGCCGCACCAGCGCGGCAGAGTGCTGGGAATTAACGTGGCCGCGGTCTATTCTGGCTTGTCGCTTGGCCCGTTCATGGGCGGCATCTTAACCCAACATTGGGGCTGGCGCAGCATCTTCTGGATCAATACTGGGCTCGGAATTATCACCCTTCTTTTCGTGCTCTGGAAATTAACCGGCGAGTGGGCTGAGGCGAAAGGCGAAAAGCTCGATCTGGTCGGATCCGTCATTTACGGCTTGATGTTGGTCGGCCTCATGTATGGTTTTTCGCGCTTGCCCAGTCAAGAGGCTTTCTGGTTAATCCTCTTTGCCCTGTTCGGAATCGCATTCTTTGTTTGGTGGGAACTCAGGGTCGATCATCCAGTGCTCAATCTCCGTTTGTTTCGGCACAATAAGCCCCTTAGTTTCTCTAACCTGGCAGCCCTGATCAATTACAGCGCTACTTCCGCCGTAACGTTTTTGCTGAGCCTCTATCTGCAATATATCAAGGCGCTGAGCCCGCAACAAGCAGGTGTCATCCTGGTGTCTCAACCCGTAGTGATGGCTCTGCTTTCCCCAGTCGCTGGAAAGCTCTCCGATAAAATCGAACCGAGGATCGTTGCTTCCTCAGGGATGATTTTGACCGTGGTCGGTTTAACCCTGCTAATTTTTCTCAAGCAGAGGACTCCTATTCTCATAATCGTTTTGAATCTGGTTCTGTTGGGTGTTGGCTTTGCACTGTTCTCCTCCCCAAATACCAATGCAGTGATGAGCTCTGTCGAAAAGAGATATTATGGTGTGGCCTCGGCAACGCTCGGAACCATGCGGCTTGTCGGACAGATGTTCAGTATGGGTATCGCCACGGTGATTTTCGCTGTAGTCATTGGCAAAGTGAAAATCACGCCGGATAAATATCCAGCATTCTTAGTCGCTGCAAGGGCTGCTTTTATCATATTCGCAGTGTTCTGCTTTGCCGGAATTTTTGCATCGTTAGCAAGGGGAAGCGTAAGGACAAACAAGCTCAATTAA